A window of Leeia aquatica genomic DNA:
TGAGTCCAGTCGGCACGTTCCACCAGGGTGGAGAATTTGGTGCCGATTTCGCACTGACCGGCGTTGGCCACTTCATGGTGGAACACTTCCACCGGAATGCCCAGCTCTTCCAGAATCAGCACCATTTGTGCACGGATGTCGTGCAGGGCATCCACCGGCGGTACCGGGAAGTAGCCGCCCTTCACGCCCGGACGGTGGCCCATATTGCCACCCTCGTACTTCTTGGCAGAAGACCAGGAGGCCTCTTCCGATTCGATCTCGACAAAGCAGCCGGACATGTCGACGTTCCAGCGCACGCTGTCGAAAATGAAGAATTCAGGTTCCGGACCAAAGTAGGCGGTATCACCAATGCCGGAGGCCTTCAGGTAGGCTTCAGCACGCTTGGCGATGGAGCGCGGATCACGGTCATAGCCCTTGCCGTCGGCCGGCTCGATCACGTCGCAGGTCAGAAACACGGTCGGCTCGTCGAAGAACGGGTCCAGCTTGGCGGTGTTCGGGTCCGGCAACAGCAGCATGTCGGAAGCCTGAATGCCCTTCCAGCCGCCAATCGAAGAGCCATCAAACGCGTGGCCGCGCTCGAACCACTCGTCGTCCACCACGTGGGACGGCACGGTCACGTGCTGTTCTTTACCCTTGGTATCGGTAAAACGCAGGTCGACGAATTTGACGTCGTTTTCCTTGATCAGCTTCAGTACATCGGCGATGGCCATTGCAGTCTCCATGATGGATGTCTTTTGGTTGAATGCCTCATGCACCTTTTTCAAGGCGCCGGGTAACGGCAAACTATGTAGCATGAAGCATGCCAGCCTTTTTTCACCATCCGGGTGCGTTCCAGCCAGCACAACCCCCACGAACTGCACCATGATAGTGCAAGCCACTTGAAATTGCACAGCCATGGTGCATCATGCAAGTCGGCTGCCGCCACCGGGCACTCATGCGATAATGTGCGCCTGTTTGATGACTCAAGGATGACTGACCGATGAGCGAAGCCAACGACATCCTGTTGCGCGCCAAATCGCGCGGCGCACAGCTGGGCCTGCCTTATGCAGGCGCCCTGCAGCCGGACGAAGCCCATGCCCTGCTGCAACACAATCCCCACATCAAACTGGTCGATGTCCGCTCCGCCGCCGAATGGGCGCTGGTCGGCCGCGTGCCGGGTGCCATCGAAATCGAATTCAAGACTTGGCCGGGCATGCAGCCCAACCCCAACTTTCTGGCCCAGCTGAAGGCTCAGGTCGATCCCGAATCGGTGGTGCTGTTTCTGTGCCGCACCGGCGCCCGCTCGCATGATGCCGCCGCACAAGCCCAGCAGGCTGGCTACAGCGCCAGCTACAACGTGCTGGAAGGCTTCGAGGGCGACAAAGACGGCAACGGTCACAGGGGGAACGTCTCCGGCTGGAAGGCCCGCAAACTGCCATGGATGCAGGGGTAAGCATGATGGACCGCTACGCGGTAATCGGCAATCCGATTGCCCACAGCAAATCGCCGCGCATT
This region includes:
- a CDS encoding rhodanese-like domain-containing protein; the protein is MSEANDILLRAKSRGAQLGLPYAGALQPDEAHALLQHNPHIKLVDVRSAAEWALVGRVPGAIEIEFKTWPGMQPNPNFLAQLKAQVDPESVVLFLCRTGARSHDAAAQAQQAGYSASYNVLEGFEGDKDGNGHRGNVSGWKARKLPWMQG
- the glnA gene encoding glutamate--ammonia ligase, producing MAIADVLKLIKENDVKFVDLRFTDTKGKEQHVTVPSHVVDDEWFERGHAFDGSSIGGWKGIQASDMLLLPDPNTAKLDPFFDEPTVFLTCDVIEPADGKGYDRDPRSIAKRAEAYLKASGIGDTAYFGPEPEFFIFDSVRWNVDMSGCFVEIESEEASWSSAKKYEGGNMGHRPGVKGGYFPVPPVDALHDIRAQMVLILEELGIPVEVFHHEVANAGQCEIGTKFSTLVERADWTQVLKYVVHNVAHQYGKTATFMPKPIVGDNGSGMHVHQSIWKDGKNLFAGNGYAGLSEMALYYIGGIIKHAKALNAITNPGTNSYKRLVPHYEAPVKLAYSAKNRSASIRIPHVASDKARRIETRFPDPLANPYLCFAALMMAGLDGIQNKIHPGDPADKNLYDLPPEEDKLIPTVCASLEEALAALDADREFLTRGGVFSNDFIDAYIELKMEEVNKTRMTTHPVEFQMYYSL